TCAGAGCAGAAGTTGAGAACGCGTTGAACAAGCTCCTAGAAAAGAACAGGTGGAAAAGGAGAAATCTATAGATTAAAAAGCAGAACAACCGGTTCCAAACACCACTTAATGTTTCGATTCATCAGGGTTTGGACGGGTCTTTGCGGGTTGGCAAGGCTTGAGAAGACCATGGCGAGTTCAGGGCTTTTCTGGTAAAGCCTCGAGCATATCAGCCCATATACCGGGTATCCTGGCCCCCAGCCTTCCAGGCCTCAGGCTTCCCCTGGTTGCAACGGCGCCTGCTACACTCCTCGCTCCCCGTAGAGCCGGGCGAGGGGGCTCGGAGAGTAGAGGCGCTTTCCACGCATCCACAGTTTAAGGGATTTAACCCTGCAACCCCGTTCCTATATATAGAGGTGTATGCTTCTTGGATTGGCTTGGGAAGGCCCTGGAATCGGTTAGGGCTAGGAAGCCCCTTGTCCACAACATAACCAACTTCGTGGTGATGAACACTACGGCTAACGCCCTGCTCGCGCTGGGTGCTTCACCAATAATGGCGCACTCCCCCGAGGAGGTTGAGGAGTTGGTTGAGAACGCTGACTCCGTCGTCGTCAACATCGGGACTTTGGACGAATCCTTCACCTACTCGATGATCAAGGCCGTGCTCAGGGCTGGAGAGCTCGGGAAGCCGGTCATCCTGGACCCCGTGGGCGCTGGCGCGACAAGGCTTAGGACAAGGGTTGCGTCACACCTCGCCAGCCTCGGAGGCGTCAGGGTTATCAGAGGCAATTTCGGCGAAATATCAGCGTTAGCAGGGGAGCTGGGCAGGACCCGTGGGGTTGACACGGCAACGTATGATGAGGCAAGGGCCAGGGAGCTCGCCCTCATGGTCGCGCGGAACTGCAAAGCCGTGGTGGCTGTCACCGGGAAAGTAGACTATGTCAGCGACGGAGTGAAGGTGTACGCGATCAACCCGGGGCCGCCCAGTGTTGAGGAGAGGGTTGAGAAGCTTGTTAGAAGAGTGACAGGGCTGGGATGCGTTGTCTCGGCGTTGATCGGGGCCTACCTGGGCGTTGAAAACCCGTTGAGAGCCGCCATAGCCGGCATCGCCACTTTCAAACTAGCCTCTGAGAAAGCGGCCGAGGAGGCTTCATACCCCGGGAGCTTCCACGTCAAGCTCTACGACTGGCTCTACAGGCTTGAGGGCGACGCGTTAGCGAGATTCGGGGAGGAGAGGGTTCGTGAGGCTTGAAAACCATCTCAGGCTGCTCGTCCTAACCGAGCCTAAGCTGAGGCCGGACGTTGCTGAATCCGTTAGGGAGGCGCTGGAAGGCGGGGCCACGTCGATACAGCTCAGGATGAAGGAGGCTTCGACCAGGCAGATGATAGAGGTCGGCTTAGAAATCAGGAGGCTGACCAGGGAGTACGGCGCGCTCTACTTCGTGGACGACAGGGTTGATGTAGCCCTGGCCTGTAAAGCTGACGGCGTGCAGCTCGGCCCAGACGACATGCCCGTTGAGACTGCAAGGGAGGTTGTGCCAAACCTGTTAATAGGGGCTTCCGTGTACAGCTTGGAGGAGGCCTTGAAGGCCGAGAAGGCTGGGGCAGACTTCCTGGGAGCAGGCTCCGTATACCCGTCCCCTACGAAGCAGGGGGTTCCGGTGATCGGGTTGGACGGCTTAAGGCTGATCGTCAACGCCGTGAAAATACCAGTAGTGGCTATCGGAGGTGTCAACGAGTCCAACGCCCTAGAGGTCTTGGAGACAGGGGTTGCGGGGATAGCGGTCGTGTCAGCCGTCATGGGGGCTCCGAGCGCTAAGGAGGCAACATCCAGGCTTAGAAGCATAGTGGATAAGGCCTTAGCGGCCAGGCAAAAGGCCTCTTCAAGGCACAAGTAGCGGGGGATGTTTTCCTCAAGCACTTT
This is a stretch of genomic DNA from Thermosphaera aggregans DSM 11486. It encodes these proteins:
- the thiM gene encoding hydroxyethylthiazole kinase, giving the protein MDWLGKALESVRARKPLVHNITNFVVMNTTANALLALGASPIMAHSPEEVEELVENADSVVVNIGTLDESFTYSMIKAVLRAGELGKPVILDPVGAGATRLRTRVASHLASLGGVRVIRGNFGEISALAGELGRTRGVDTATYDEARARELALMVARNCKAVVAVTGKVDYVSDGVKVYAINPGPPSVEERVEKLVRRVTGLGCVVSALIGAYLGVENPLRAAIAGIATFKLASEKAAEEASYPGSFHVKLYDWLYRLEGDALARFGEERVREA
- the thiE gene encoding thiamine phosphate synthase; the protein is MRLENHLRLLVLTEPKLRPDVAESVREALEGGATSIQLRMKEASTRQMIEVGLEIRRLTREYGALYFVDDRVDVALACKADGVQLGPDDMPVETAREVVPNLLIGASVYSLEEALKAEKAGADFLGAGSVYPSPTKQGVPVIGLDGLRLIVNAVKIPVVAIGGVNESNALEVLETGVAGIAVVSAVMGAPSAKEATSRLRSIVDKALAARQKASSRHK